The following is a genomic window from Niveispirillum cyanobacteriorum.
GGTGGGGCCGTTCACGCTGGCCAATGCTGTCACTCTGGAACAGCTGGAACAGATTGTGGCGGAAGGGGAGCCGGATCGGCTGCTGATGCCCGTCGCGGCCCCGCTGGACCGGCTACCCGCCATCGACCTGTCACCCGTAGAGGCCGACCGCCTGCGCCATGGCCAGGGTGTGTCGCTGCTGCGCCGGGCCGACCTGGATCGGCTGGAGGCGCTGCGCGGTGCCGGCGGGGAGGAGGGCACGGCACTGGCCCTGACCGAAGGCCGCCCCGTGGCCCTGGTCCGGCTGGAGGGTGGCGAGCTTCGGCCTGCGCGCGTGCTGAACCTTTAAGCCAGCCCTTACGCCGGCTTCGGTTCGGCGTCGATATCGGCAGGCGGGGGTTCCGGCGGGGCGATCGGGGCCTTAGGCGTCAGAGCCACCAGCCCCTCCGCGATCATGCCGCGCGCCGTTTCGCGTTCCCCCATCACGACGGTGCTGGCGCCGTTCTGGGTCAGATAGACCACTTCCTCGTCGGCATGGGCGCGGGCGATGATCGACAGGCCAGGATTGGCCACCCGCGTCTGGCGGATGATCTGTCCTGCCTCGAATGAGCCGGGGATGGCAATGAACATCAGGCGGGCGGCGGACAGGTTCAGGGCGGATAGAACCTCCGGCACCACGGCATTGCCCACCACCACTTCCACCCCCTGCTCACGCAGGCTGTCGATGCGCTTCTGATTATCCTCCACCACCAGGAAGGGCACACCCTCTTCCTTCAGCTTGGCGGAAATCAGGCTGCCGACCCGTCCATGGCCGATGATGATGGCATGACCGGTCAGGCTGGTGGGCGGGATCGGCTCGCGCGTCGGCTCCACCACGGCGGCGGGGACGATGGCGTCGCCGCCGCCGGGTTCCAGCCGGTGGCCGAACTTGTCGATCAGGGTAAACATCACGGGGTTCATCAAGATCGACAGGATGGCGCCGACCAGCACCAGATCCTGCCCTTCCTGCGGCAGCAGGCCCAGATTGACGCCCAGCGCCGCCAGGATGAAGGAGAATTCACCGATCTGCGCCAGCGAGGCAGAGATGGTCAGCGCGGTACTGCGGGGATGACCGAAGGCCAGCACGATCAGGTAGGCAGCAATCGACTTGCCGAACACGATGATCAGGACCGTGGCCAGCACGGGCAGCGGCCGTTCGATCAGGATGGCCGGATCGAACATCATGCCGACCGACACAAAGAACAGCACCGCGAAGGCGTCACGCAGCGGCAGCGATTCCTCCGCCGCGCGGTGGGACAGGGGCGATCCCGACAGGACCATGCCCGCGAAGAAGGCACCCAGCGCAAAGGACACACCGAACAGGGTTGCCGCCCCATAGGCCACGCCCAGCGCAATGGCCAGCACCGCCAGCCGGAACAGCTCGCGTGAACCACTATGCGCGACCTCATGCAGGACCCAGGGGATGACGCGCTTGCCCACCACCAGCATCAGGGCGACGAAGGCCGCCACCTTGCCCAGCGTGATGGCGATGACCGTGATCAGGTCGGACCCGCTGAGCGCAGGTGCCGCGGCGGCTGCCCCCTCGGCCCCGGCCTTGTCACCCAGCAGCCCGGCCAGGGCCGGCAGCAACACCAGGGCCAGGACCATGGCCAGATCCTCGACGATCAGCCAGCCGATGGCGATGCGGCCCCGCTTGCTTTCCACCAGTCGCCGCTCCTGCAGCGCGCGCAGCAGAACCACAGTGGAGGCGACCGACAGGGCCAGACCGAAGACCAGCCCGGCCCCGATGCTCCAGCCTAGCGCCCAGGACAGGCCCATGCCCATCAGGGTGGCAAGGCCGATCTGACCAATGGCGCCGGGAATGGCGATGGCCTTCACCGACATCAGGTCCTTGACCGAGAAATGCAGCCCCACCCCGAACATCAGCAGGATGACGCCGATTTCCGCCAACTGCGGCGCCAGGTTCATGTCGGCGACATAACCCGGCGTCCCCGGCCCGATGATCACACCGGCCAGCAGATAGCCGACCAGGGGAGAGATTTTTAGCTTCTGCGCGATGGCCCCGAAAATGAACGCCAGCGCCAGGGCCGCGACAATCATTGTAATCAGGGGCACATCATGCATGAGAAGCCTGCCTTCCATCCGGGTCAATGACCGGGCAGGGTCTTGACCTCTCAACCATTTGATCCAATATCACCCAATATGGTTGAGATACTCCGGATTGCAACCCGTGCCGCATGAACTTTATTCACTGACGCTTTCGCCCGCGCAATGCCGGGCAGCGCGCGGCCTGCTGGACTGGAGCCAGGAACAGCTGGCCCAGGCGTCAGGCCTGTCGCGCAGCACTGTCCGCGACTTCGAAAGCGGCCGGCATGAGCCGCACCGGGGCAGCCTTGTCCTGCTGTTGCAGACGCTGGCGGAACAGGGCGTGGAACTGGTCGCGGCGGTGGATGGGGCGGGCGAGGGGGTGCGGTTCAGGGTGTGAGGCCGCCACCGCCCCCTGATCCTCAATCCAGCGCGAAGACCATCGCCTTCAGATACTGCGTTTCCGGCAGTAGCGGATGCACGGGGTGGTCGCTGCCGGCACCGGCGAAGCGCAGGATGCGGCCTTGACGACCGGCTTCACCCAGGCCGCGCGCGACCTCCGTATGGAACAAGGGTGGCTCCATATTGTGGGAGCAGGAAGCCACCAGCAGCATACCGCCCGGTGCCACCAGACGGGCGGCGGCCTTGGTCATGCGGCGATAGGCGCGGCTGCCCACGGCCAGGTCCTTCTTCGACTTCACGAAGGCCGGCGGGTCGGCGATCACCACCTCGAAGGTCCGGCCCTCCGCCACCCACTGGTCCATCAGATTGAAGGCGTCGCCCTTCTCGGCGGTCACCCGGTCGGCCACACCATTGGCCTCCGCCGCCTTCATGGCGATGGACAGCGACAGGGCCGAACGGTCGACCAGGGTGACATGGGATGCGCCGCGCTTGGCGGCCAGTACGCCGAAACCGCCGGCATAGGTGTAGAAGTCCACCACAGAGCGACCCTGGCACAGATTGGCGATGAAGGAACGGTTGTCGCGCTGATCAAAGAACCAGCCCGTCTTCTGCCCTTCCGACAGGTCGGCGAAGAAGGTGGCACCGTTTTCCTCCAGCGGGATCAGACCCTGGACAGAGCCCTTCACCACCTTCACCTCCTCTGCCAACCCCTCATAGGAGCGGGCCGTGCTGTCATTGCGCAGCACGATGGCCGACGGGTTCAACACCTCGTCCAAGGCGGCCAGGATCATGGGCAGGCGGCGGTCCATGGCGACATTGTTGGCCTGCACCACCACGATATCGCCATAACGGTCGATGATCAGGGCCGGCAGGCCATCGCTTTCGGCGTGGATCAGACGATAGAAGGGCCGGTCATAAAGCCGTTCGCGGATTTCCAGGGCGCGGCGGATGCGACGCACGAAAAAGGCTGTGTCGATGGCTTCGGCCGGATCGCGGGTCAGGAACCGTGCGCAAATCAGGCTGTGCGGGTTGAAGGCCGCCAGACCCAGGGTGGCCCCGCCAGCATCGGTGACGCGGACAATAGACCCCGCCGGCAGCGCCTTGGCCGCCTTGTCCATGTCCACTTCGTTGGAATAGACCCAGGGATGGCCATGCTGCGCGCGCTTATGCCGGCCCGACTGGATGCGGATCACGGGCAGGGAAGCTGGCTTAGGGGCCTGGGTCGGGGTATCGGTGGTCATGGCGGGGGCCGTCGCGGCGGGGATGTCGGTCATGGCGCGGAAAATACCGCCGCAATCCCCTCCGGCTCAAGCCACAAGGCGGTCACCCTGCCATTCAAAAGCCTTAAGAAGCCGTGATTCAGGCCGGTGACTGCCGGCCCGGCGCCCGTGCGCCGTGAGCCAAGCCGCCGGATGGCGGCGCCCGGCATTTGAGGGAACAAACTATGTCACCCCAGCGGTCGGCACAGGCGCAGATCCTCCCGGTAATGCCCATGTTCCAGGGCACGGGCCAGGGCCACCGACACGCTGGTCCCGATGCCTTCCCGCTGTGGCAGGTGCAGATGCACCGCGTTGCAGCCCAGATCGCGGGCCACCACATCCATATCGTTCAACAGGACATCAATGGCGGCTTCCGGTTCGATCAGGTCCAGCGCCAGGAACATGTCGACCTGGAAGACCTTGCCATGCCTTGGGCTGGGCAGGACCTGATAGGCGTAGATGCCATGGATATAGCCATGGTCGCCCTCCACGGTCCGGATGCCGCCTTCGGCGGTACCCAGCAGCAGGCCAGCATATTGGCGCCAGGCCTCGCGGTCATCGGCGGCGCGGCCCGTCTGCACCAGGGGCCAGGCCTGATCGATGCGGCGGCGGTCCAGCGGCTTGACGGAAAAACGGTCGGACATGGTCACCCGTTCCGGCGAGATAAGCACGGCGAAGTCTCTGTCTGTCTGAACAAGGCTGCCGTGCGTGTGCACGGGCGTCCCCCATCGTTAACCGATATGCCGATGGTCGCGCTTTGATCTGGATCAAGGCGCGTTCACGCGGTTGGGCCTAGACCTCTGGATATGTGTTCATCAGCCAACCATTATGAAATCCTTCAATTGGCTGGCGGACATGACTGGAAGTGCTCCACCGGCCTTGTTGCGCGTTGTGGATCGTTTCCAAAAGGCGCATTCTTTCTTCCGGTGGAAAACCGGGGGCGATGCTTATATCGGGGGGCCTCACATGGCGTTGGCTGAACATGCATGCACACGGGAAGGCGCCGTGGCGGCCCGGATCGATGTTGCGCCGTGCAATGCCTGCCCGGTGCGCAGCATGTCGGTCTGCTCCGCCCTGGAAGCGGACGAGCTGAAGCGGCTGGCCGATATCCTGGTGTCGGTCAAGGTCGACGCCGGCCACACCCTGTTCGCAGAGGGAGATGGGGCCGACACCCTGTTCAATGTCACCGCCGGCACCATGAAGCTTTACAAGCTGCTGCCCGATGGCCGGCGACAGATCACGGGCTTCCTGTTGCCCGGTGATTTCCTGGGCCTGTCGATCAACGATACCTATGCCTATTCGGCGGAGTCGGTGACGCCGGCCACGCTCTGCCGTTTCCCCCGCCGCCGCCTGGAAGGGCTGCTGGAAGATTATCCCAAGATGCAGCGCCGCCTGTTCGCCATGGCGTCCAGCGAGCTGGCGGCAGCGCAAGATCAGATGCTGCTGCTGGGCCGCAAGAACGCCAAGGAGCGTATTGCGTCCTTCCTGCTGATGCTGTCGGAACGGGCCAAGCGGCGCGGCTATGCCGAAAACCCGGTGCATGTACCGATGAGCCGGTCGGACATCGCCGACTATCTGGGCCTGACGACAGAAACCGTCAGCCGCACCTTCACGCAGCTGAAGACCAGCCGCGCCATCTCTCTTCTGGAAGGCGGCAAGGTCCGCCTGAACGACATGGAGACCTTGCAGGAACTGGCCGAAGGGGCGTGAGCCTTCAGGCCGCCGCACCCCGTCGTGCCGCCACGGCGGCTTCGGCCTGCGACAGAAGGTCGGCGAGGATTTCGGCCACGGGCTGTTCCTTGGTGACCATGCCCACCGACTGCCCGGCCATCAACGACCCGTTCTCGACATCGCCATCAATGACCGCACGGCGCAGCGCACCGGCCCAGTAATGCTCGATCTCCAGCTGGGCTTCCTTTTGGTCCAACTCGCCGGCATCGAAGCGCGCGATCACTTCGCGCTGCTTATCCATGAAGCGCTTGGTGCCTTCATTCTGCAGTGCGCGGACGGGGATGACGGGGAAACGGCTGTCCAGTGCCACGCTGGCCACCGCATCACGCGCACTGCCTCGGATGAAGGCCTGCTTGAATTTCGGATGCGCCCGGCATTCGCTGGCGCAGACGAAACGGGTGCCCAGTTGCACGCCAGCGGCCCCCATCTCCAGGTAGGAGACAATGGCCTCCCCCCGCCCGATGCCGCCGGCCACGAAGACGGGCACATCGCGGATTTCCGGCAGGATTTCCTGGGCCAGGACGGAGGTGGAGACAGGCCCGATATGGCCGCCGGCCTCACTGCCCTCGATCACGATAGCGTCGGCACCACTACGGATCAGCTTCTTGGCGATGACCAGGGCCGGGGCAAAGCACATGACCTTGGCCCCGCCATCGCGCGCCGCCTTTATGGCGGTGGCGGGCGGCAAACCGCCGGCCAGCACGATATGGCCCACCTTCTCTTCCAGGCAAACCTGCACCAGTTGATCCAGCTGCGGATGCAGGGTGATCAGGTTCACGCCGAACGGCTTGGTCGTCAGGGCCTGGGTGCCCCGGATCTCATCGCGCAGCAAGTCAGGGGACATGGACCCCGACGCGATAACGCCGAAGCCGCCGGCATTCGAAATGGCCGCCACCAGCGCCCGGTCCGACACCCAGGTCATGGCCCCACCCATGATGGCAAGGTCGGTCCCCAGATAATCACGGCCCCGCGACCAGAGCTGATCCAGATGATGGCGAGCGGTCATGATGACGGACCCTTCAATATTTGACTGCCGAATGGTCGGCGTTCACTACCGCCGGGGCTGTGCCCGGTCAAGGGGTGCGCGCCAAATGAAAAGGCCCGGCGCCGTTTCCGACGCCGGGCCTCAACACAAACGGATAAGAGCTTATGCCTTATCGAGACCATAGGCCGTGTGCAGGGAGCGCAGGGCCAGTTCAGTATATTCCTCGGCGATCAGGACGGAGACCTTGATCTCGCTGGTGCTGATAACCTGGATATTGATGCCACGGTCGGCCAGCGCCTTGAACATGCGCTGGGCGACGCCAGCGTGGGAGCGCATGCCAACGCCGATCACCGACACCTTCACGACGTTCGCGTCGGAGACCAGACGGCGATAGTTCAGCGTGTCCTTGGACTTTTCCAGCACCTGGACCGCGCGGTCGATATCGGCCTTGCCGACCGTAAAGGTCATGTCGGTGGTACGGCCATCTTCGGACACGTTCTGCACGATCATGTCGACATTGATGGCGGCGTCCGTCAGGGGCCCGAAGATGCGGGCGGCCACGCCCGGCTGGTCTTCCACGCCAATCAGGGTGATCTTCGCCTCGTCCCGGCTATAGGCGATGCCGCTGACCAGTTCCTGTTCCACGATCTCATCCTCGTCCACGACCAGGGTGCCGGGCAGTTCGGAGCCAGCCGCCTGTTCAAAAGTTGACAATACCTGCACCCGCACATGGTGCTTCATGGCCATCTCGACCGACCTTGTCTGCAGGACCTTGGCGCCCAGCGACGCCATTTCCAGCATTTCCTCATACGTGACGCGGTGCAGCTTGCGCGCCGACTTCACGATGCGGGGGTCGGTCGTATAGACGCCGTCGACATCCGTATAAATGTCGCAGCGGTCGGCTTTCAAGGCCGCAGCCAGCGCCACCGCCGAGGTATCAGACCCGCCACGGCCCAAGGTCGCGATCCGGCCCTTTTCCGTCACGCCCTGGAAGCCGGCGACAACGCCAACCACGCCCTGGGACATGTTGTCGGACAGGGTGGTGGTGTCGATCCGCTCAATCCGGGACTTGCCATGCGTCTCATCGGCGATCAGCGGGATCTGCCAACCCTGCCAGGACCGGGCGGGGATGCCGATTTCCTGCAGCGCGATGGCCAGCAGGCCCGACGTCACCTGTTCGCCCGAGGCGACGACGGCGTCATATTCGGCCTGATCATGGACCTTGGCGATCTGCTTGCAGTAATCGACCAGCTGATTGGTCACGCCCGACATGGCGGAGACGACGACGGCCACCTCGTGCCCGGCATCGACCTCCTGTTTCACCTTTTTAGCGACATTCTTGATCCGCTCGATATCGCCGACCGAGGTGCCACCGAATTTCAGGACAAGCCGCGCCATAACGCCATTCCATCAAGGGTCAGGGTAATTTTCGCAAAGGCTCCGGTGCCGGAGCGGGCTATCCATAACCCGACGCACCATGGGCCGCAAGGCGCGCCCATCGCACTGCACCCATGAAGCGGCGTGGGACGCGTGCCCGCGCGTCCTATTGACCCCGCGACAGGCCGTTCCAGCTTTGCTATGCCGTTGGCCAGAAGTTCGGGAGAGATGAGCCATGAACGCCGCCGCACAGACCCAGCCCCGCACCACCGTCGATCCGGCAGAGATCGAACGGTTCAGCCGTATCGCCGCCGAATGGTGGGACCCGGCGGGCAAGTTCCGGCCGCTGCACAAGTTCAATCCCGTGCGTCTGGCCTGGCTGCGCGATGTGATCTGCAAGGCGCATGATCGCGACCCGCATGCCCCCCGTCCCCTGGACGGTATCCGCATCCTGGATGTGGGCTGCGGCGGCGGGCTGCTGTCGGAACCGCTGGCCCGGCTGGGTGCGACGGTCACGGGCATCGATGCAGCAGAAAAGAATGTGAAGACGGCGGCGGCACACGCCACCGAAACCGGCGTGACCGTTGATTACCGCGCCACGACGGCGGAGGATCTGGCGGCGGCAGGAGAACAGTTCGACGTGGTCCTGGCCATGGAGATTGTCGAGCATGTGGCCGATGTCGACCTGTTCGTGCGTACCGTCGCGGGGCTGGCCCGGCCGGGCGGGCTGGTCTTCATGGCCACCTTGAACCGCACCACCAAGAGTTTTCTGTTCGGCATCGTGGCAGCGGAATATGTCCTGCGCTGGCTGCCGCGCGGTACCCATGACTGGAAACGTTTCCTGAAGCCGTCGGAACTGACCGGCACCCTGCGCCGGGCGGGTGTGGGTGTGCGGGAGGTGACGGGCGTCGCCTATAACCCCATCTCCGACCGGTTCAGTCTGGCCGCCAAGGATCTCGACGTGAACTATATGCTCTGGGGTACCCGCGGTTAAGGAAGGACGGCAATGGTCCGTCACCGCGCCCTGTATCCCCGGAAACAGGCATAATCCTTTCGGTCAGGTTCCAAGCCTTTCCAGTAGGCACGCCGCGCGGCATAGTGGCGCCGTCATTGCGGTATCGAATTGACAGATGTGTCACCGTCCCTTGTCGCGTGCCAGGCTGGTCCTGGCCGGTCTGCTGTTGGCGTGCCTGGCCGGGATACTACCCGTGGCCGGGGCGGATGCAGACCCGTGGGGTGATTTCCCATCAATGGGGTTCACCGATCTGACAGTGGCCGACGGGCTTCCCAACGATACGATCAGTGCGGTGGCCCAGGACAAGGCCGGCCTGATCTGGATCGGCACCTTCGCGGGCCTAGCCCGTTATGACGGTTATCGCCTACATCAATGGGACAGCGACCCGGACGATCCCGACCGTTTGCCGGAGATTTATGTGCGGTCGCTTCTGCCCCTGTCGGATGGAGGCATGCTGATTGGCACGGGGGCCGCCGGTCTGGTCCGGTATGATGCCACCACCGACCAGTTCCAGCGGATCAGCGCACAGGACGGGCCCGGCGCCCGCCTCTATTCCATGATGCCTGCCCGCGACGGGGCGGGGGATGCTGCCTGGATCGCCGCCGATGACGGGCTTTTCCTGTGGCGGGCTGCCGACAATATCCTGCGCCCGGTACCGTTACGGGATGCTGCGGGGCAGCCATTGAACCCCAAACTGTTCGCCGTGCTGGAAGAACCCAATGGCGACCTGTGGGTGGGGGGCATGGGTGGCCTGCTGCGCCGGCGCGCGGGCGAGGCGCATTTCACACCCATCAAGGCGACAGGTCCCGCTGCCGACACCGTGAACACGGAAATCTGGGTCATTCACCGCGACCGGGAGGGCCGGTTATGGCTGGGGTCCGGGGATGCCGGTGTCGCCTATCTGATGCCGGACGGCACCGCCCATGCCGTGGCGGGCCTGACCGGACCTGAAGGGTTGGCCGGGCGGCGGACCATCCGGTCGATGGTGGAGGTACCGGGCAAGGGACTATGGATCGCCACCGACGGTGCCGGCTTGATCATCCTTGACCCCACCACAGGCCGGTTGCGGCAGGTGCGCCATGACCCCGTCCTGCAGGGCAGCCTGAATGGCGACCGGCTGCGCCATGTGATGCTGGATCGGACGGGAAATGTCTGGCTGTCCACGGATCAGGGGGTGGAGCGGTATGATCCGCATGCCAGCCGGATGCGGGTGGTGCCGGCCACGCCGCTTTCGCCAATGGCCCTGTCCAATCCCGAAGTCTACACCGCCCATACCGACACGCGCTCCAGGGTCTGGCTGGGTCTGGCCAATGGCGACGTCGATGTGCTGGATCTGGGCGCCGGTCGTATCGACCGGCTGCGCCTGCCGCCGCCCAACAATGGCCGCGATGTCCGCGCCCTGGTGCCGCTGCCCGACGGACACCTGCTGGCCGCCGCGCGCGGTGTGGCCGCCATCGATCCGGTCACCATGACCATCACCCCGTCGGCCATCCCCTGTCTGGAAGGACAGATCATCAATGTGATGATCGCGAAGGGGCAGGAGATAATCGCCGGCAGCTTCGACGGGCTGAGCCGTTTCAACATCGGTACGGGCGAGTGCCAGCGCTTCCGCCATGATGCTGCCGACCCCAAAAGCCTGCCCAACGACAATGTCCGCTCCCTGACCATGCTGGGTGACGGAAGGCTGGTGGTGGGTACCGCCGGTGGTCTGGCCGTCACCGACGGGCGGGGCGGCTTCCGCAACCATCGGCCCGATGCCGGTGATCCCAACAGCCTGTCGCATGCCTATGTTACCGGCATCGCGGAGGACCGGCATGGACGGCTGTGGCTGTCCACCGCGGGCGGCGGGCTGGTGGTGACGGATGTGGAGGATCTGGGGGGTAAGCCCCGCTTCCGGTCCATCCGCCGCCGCAACGGCCTGCCCCATGACAATATCGGCGGCCTGGGCATTGATGATAAGGGGCGCGTCTGGTTCACCACCCCGTCGCGCGTCGGCATGCTGGACCCGCAATCGGGCCGTTTCACCCTGTTGGGCGAACGTGATGGCGCCACCCTGAAATTCTACGTGATCCGTGATATCGCCAAGGGGCCAGGCGGACAGATGCTGCTGGGCGGGCTGGGCGGGCTGACCGTCCTGGACCCCGATGATGATACCGCACCGCCACCCGCCGCCGTGCTGCGCGTCACGGGCTTGGAGATCAATCATCGGGAGCTGCCGCCGGCCCTGTTGCCGGAAACGGGGCGCCGCCTGTCGCTGGATGCCGCCCAGCGCAACCTGACCCTGGCCTTCTCCCTTCTGGATTACCGCGCGCCGGGCGATCTGCGCTACCGCCACCGGCTGGACGGTTTCGACCAGGGCTGGCTGGATAGCGGCACCCGCGCGCCGGGCGCCAGCTACACCAACCTGCCCGCCGGTGACTATACTTTGCGGGTGGAGGCATCGCAGGCGGGACAGGACGCGCCGCTGGCCACCTTGTCCCTACCGATCTCCATCGCGCCGCATTGGTATGAAACGCTGTGGGCACGGCTGGGACTGGGGATACTGACCATCCTGTCGGTGTTCGGCATCGTGCAGGCACGTACCGGGGCCCTGCACCGGCAGCGCAGCCGGCTGGAAGCAGAGATCGCGGACCGCACCCGTGATCTGGTGGCCGCCAATGCACGGCTGGACATGCTGGCCAGCACCGACCCGCTGACCGGCCTTCTGAACCGCCGCCGTTTCATGGAACTGGCCGCCGCCGAACAGTTGCGGGCGGGGCGGCATCAGCGCCCTTTGTCGCTGCTGCTGATCGACCTGGATCATTTCAAGCGGGTGAACGACCAGCATGGGCATCGCATGGGCGATGCGGTTCTGCGCACCGCCGCCGCCATCCTGTCAGGGGCCATCCGGGGGTCGGACCTTGCCGCCCGTTTCGGGGGGGAGGAACTGGTGCTGCTGCTGCCGGAAACCGATCTGGCAGGGGCAGCGGGCATGGCAGAACGCCTGCGCCAAGCGTTCGCCACCACCACCACCAGCCTGGATGGCAAGGATGTGCGGGTGACGGCCAGCCTCGGCGTGGCGGCCTGGCGTG
Proteins encoded in this region:
- the ybaL gene encoding YbaL family putative K(+) efflux transporter, producing the protein MHDVPLITMIVAALALAFIFGAIAQKLKISPLVGYLLAGVIIGPGTPGYVADMNLAPQLAEIGVILLMFGVGLHFSVKDLMSVKAIAIPGAIGQIGLATLMGMGLSWALGWSIGAGLVFGLALSVASTVVLLRALQERRLVESKRGRIAIGWLIVEDLAMVLALVLLPALAGLLGDKAGAEGAAAAAPALSGSDLITVIAITLGKVAAFVALMLVVGKRVIPWVLHEVAHSGSRELFRLAVLAIALGVAYGAATLFGVSFALGAFFAGMVLSGSPLSHRAAEESLPLRDAFAVLFFVSVGMMFDPAILIERPLPVLATVLIIVFGKSIAAYLIVLAFGHPRSTALTISASLAQIGEFSFILAALGVNLGLLPQEGQDLVLVGAILSILMNPVMFTLIDKFGHRLEPGGGDAIVPAAVVEPTREPIPPTSLTGHAIIIGHGRVGSLISAKLKEEGVPFLVVEDNQKRIDSLREQGVEVVVGNAVVPEVLSALNLSAARLMFIAIPGSFEAGQIIRQTRVANPGLSIIARAHADEEVVYLTQNGASTVVMGERETARGMIAEGLVALTPKAPIAPPEPPPADIDAEPKPA
- a CDS encoding helix-turn-helix domain-containing protein, which codes for MPHELYSLTLSPAQCRAARGLLDWSQEQLAQASGLSRSTVRDFESGRHEPHRGSLVLLLQTLAEQGVELVAAVDGAGEGVRFRV
- a CDS encoding class I SAM-dependent rRNA methyltransferase, coding for MTDIPAATAPAMTTDTPTQAPKPASLPVIRIQSGRHKRAQHGHPWVYSNEVDMDKAAKALPAGSIVRVTDAGGATLGLAAFNPHSLICARFLTRDPAEAIDTAFFVRRIRRALEIRERLYDRPFYRLIHAESDGLPALIIDRYGDIVVVQANNVAMDRRLPMILAALDEVLNPSAIVLRNDSTARSYEGLAEEVKVVKGSVQGLIPLEENGATFFADLSEGQKTGWFFDQRDNRSFIANLCQGRSVVDFYTYAGGFGVLAAKRGASHVTLVDRSALSLSIAMKAAEANGVADRVTAEKGDAFNLMDQWVAEGRTFEVVIADPPAFVKSKKDLAVGSRAYRRMTKAAARLVAPGGMLLVASCSHNMEPPLFHTEVARGLGEAGRQGRILRFAGAGSDHPVHPLLPETQYLKAMVFALD
- a CDS encoding Crp/Fnr family transcriptional regulator, which translates into the protein MSVCSALEADELKRLADILVSVKVDAGHTLFAEGDGADTLFNVTAGTMKLYKLLPDGRRQITGFLLPGDFLGLSINDTYAYSAESVTPATLCRFPRRRLEGLLEDYPKMQRRLFAMASSELAAAQDQMLLLGRKNAKERIASFLLMLSERAKRRGYAENPVHVPMSRSDIADYLGLTTETVSRTFTQLKTSRAISLLEGGKVRLNDMETLQELAEGA
- a CDS encoding NAD(P)H-dependent flavin oxidoreductase; the protein is MTARHHLDQLWSRGRDYLGTDLAIMGGAMTWVSDRALVAAISNAGGFGVIASGSMSPDLLRDEIRGTQALTTKPFGVNLITLHPQLDQLVQVCLEEKVGHIVLAGGLPPATAIKAARDGGAKVMCFAPALVIAKKLIRSGADAIVIEGSEAGGHIGPVSTSVLAQEILPEIRDVPVFVAGGIGRGEAIVSYLEMGAAGVQLGTRFVCASECRAHPKFKQAFIRGSARDAVASVALDSRFPVIPVRALQNEGTKRFMDKQREVIARFDAGELDQKEAQLEIEHYWAGALRRAVIDGDVENGSLMAGQSVGMVTKEQPVAEILADLLSQAEAAVAARRGAAA
- a CDS encoding aspartate kinase, with the protein product MARLVLKFGGTSVGDIERIKNVAKKVKQEVDAGHEVAVVVSAMSGVTNQLVDYCKQIAKVHDQAEYDAVVASGEQVTSGLLAIALQEIGIPARSWQGWQIPLIADETHGKSRIERIDTTTLSDNMSQGVVGVVAGFQGVTEKGRIATLGRGGSDTSAVALAAALKADRCDIYTDVDGVYTTDPRIVKSARKLHRVTYEEMLEMASLGAKVLQTRSVEMAMKHHVRVQVLSTFEQAAGSELPGTLVVDEDEIVEQELVSGIAYSRDEAKITLIGVEDQPGVAARIFGPLTDAAINVDMIVQNVSEDGRTTDMTFTVGKADIDRAVQVLEKSKDTLNYRRLVSDANVVKVSVIGVGMRSHAGVAQRMFKALADRGINIQVISTSEIKVSVLIAEEYTELALRSLHTAYGLDKA
- the ubiG gene encoding bifunctional 2-polyprenyl-6-hydroxyphenol methylase/3-demethylubiquinol 3-O-methyltransferase UbiG, yielding MNAAAQTQPRTTVDPAEIERFSRIAAEWWDPAGKFRPLHKFNPVRLAWLRDVICKAHDRDPHAPRPLDGIRILDVGCGGGLLSEPLARLGATVTGIDAAEKNVKTAAAHATETGVTVDYRATTAEDLAAAGEQFDVVLAMEIVEHVADVDLFVRTVAGLARPGGLVFMATLNRTTKSFLFGIVAAEYVLRWLPRGTHDWKRFLKPSELTGTLRRAGVGVREVTGVAYNPISDRFSLAAKDLDVNYMLWGTRG
- a CDS encoding ligand-binding sensor domain-containing protein → MSRARLVLAGLLLACLAGILPVAGADADPWGDFPSMGFTDLTVADGLPNDTISAVAQDKAGLIWIGTFAGLARYDGYRLHQWDSDPDDPDRLPEIYVRSLLPLSDGGMLIGTGAAGLVRYDATTDQFQRISAQDGPGARLYSMMPARDGAGDAAWIAADDGLFLWRAADNILRPVPLRDAAGQPLNPKLFAVLEEPNGDLWVGGMGGLLRRRAGEAHFTPIKATGPAADTVNTEIWVIHRDREGRLWLGSGDAGVAYLMPDGTAHAVAGLTGPEGLAGRRTIRSMVEVPGKGLWIATDGAGLIILDPTTGRLRQVRHDPVLQGSLNGDRLRHVMLDRTGNVWLSTDQGVERYDPHASRMRVVPATPLSPMALSNPEVYTAHTDTRSRVWLGLANGDVDVLDLGAGRIDRLRLPPPNNGRDVRALVPLPDGHLLAAARGVAAIDPVTMTITPSAIPCLEGQIINVMIAKGQEIIAGSFDGLSRFNIGTGECQRFRHDAADPKSLPNDNVRSLTMLGDGRLVVGTAGGLAVTDGRGGFRNHRPDAGDPNSLSHAYVTGIAEDRHGRLWLSTAGGGLVVTDVEDLGGKPRFRSIRRRNGLPHDNIGGLGIDDKGRVWFTTPSRVGMLDPQSGRFTLLGERDGATLKFYVIRDIAKGPGGQMLLGGLGGLTVLDPDDDTAPPPAAVLRVTGLEINHRELPPALLPETGRRLSLDAAQRNLTLAFSLLDYRAPGDLRYRHRLDGFDQGWLDSGTRAPGASYTNLPAGDYTLRVEASQAGQDAPLATLSLPISIAPHWYETLWARLGLGILTILSVFGIVQARTGALHRQRSRLEAEIADRTRDLVAANARLDMLASTDPLTGLLNRRRFMELAAAEQLRAGRHQRPLSLLLIDLDHFKRVNDQHGHRMGDAVLRTAAAILSGAIRGSDLAARFGGEELVLLLPETDLAGAAGMAERLRQAFATTTTSLDGKDVRVTASLGVAAWRGPGESLDALIHRADQALYAAKHAGRDKVMVAAGVQPG